The Epinephelus lanceolatus isolate andai-2023 chromosome 14, ASM4190304v1, whole genome shotgun sequence genome has a window encoding:
- the LOC117250761 gene encoding growth hormone-regulated TBC protein 1-A-like yields the protein MEMEMKGDISQPLTCSNDSERIDPYGFERRHDFESYKEMMNEYVAVLNRRSMRWSKLLQEKPHVEKNLTVKRYVRKGVPNEHRARIWMAASGAEKQLESNPGYYQSLLAMEHDAKLKETIHTDMHRTFPDNVLFQSKAEPSLQKALYNVLLAYGHHNKEVGYCQGMNFIAGYLMIITKDEEKSFWLMDALLGRMLPDFYSPAMLGLKTDQEVLGELVKAKAPAVGQLMDQYPGIWTLVVSRWFICLYIDILPIETVLRVWDCLFYEGSKVLFRVALTLIIHHQPEILRARSLTDVCECFKQITSGAFTLDCHTFMQKIFTEPGSLSMATINKLREKCRQRILEEEYGRP from the exons GATTGACCCCTATGGCTTTGAGAGACGTCACGATTTCGAATCCTACAAGGAGATGATGAATGAGTATGTGGCCGTCCTCAACAGAAGGTCGATGAGATGGTCCAAGCTCCTTCAAGAGAAGCCGCACGTGGAGAAGAACCTGACAG TGAAAAGGTATGTGCGTAAAGGTGTGCCCAATGAGCACCGTGCCAGGATTTGGATGGCAGCCAGTGGTGCAGAGAAACAACTGGAGAGCAACCCGGGTTATTACCAGTCTCTGCTGGCCATGGAACATGACGCCAAGCTGAAGGAGACCATTCACACAG ACATGCACAGGACCTTTCCTGACAACGTCCTCTTCCAGAGTAAAGCAGAACCGAGCCTGCAGAAGGCTCTGTACAACGTGCTGCTGGCCTATGGACACCACAATAAAGAAGTTGGGTACTGTCAG GGCATGAACTTCATCGCAGGCTACCTCATGATCATCACAAAAGATGAAGAGAAGTCCTTCTGGCTCATGGACGCACTGTTGGGCAGAATGCTGCCAG ACTTCTACAGCCCGGCCATGTTGGGCCTGAAGACAGATCAGGAGGTTCTCGGGGAGCTGGTGAAGGCTAAAGCTCCTGCGGTAGGACAGCTCATGGACCAGTATCCTGGTATATGGACACTGGTGGTGTCTCGCTGGTTCATCTGCCTCTATATTGACATACTCCCCATTGAG ACAGTTCTGCGGGTCTGGGATTGTCTTTTCTACGAGGGCTCCAAGGTTCTTTTCCGTGTTGCTCTGACTCTCATAATTCACCACCAGCCGGAGATCCTGAGAGCTCGCTCTTTGACCGATGTGTGCGAGTGCTTCAAACAAATCACCAGTGGAGCTTTCACTCTGGACTGCCACACCTTCATGCAG AAAATCTTTACAGAACCTGGGAGCCTGTCAATGGCAACTATAAATAAACTGAGGGAGAAATGCCGACAGCGAATACTGGAGGAAGAATATGGACGGCCGTGA